The sequence TTGGTATGAGTCCTTATCGTCCTATGTTCGGAAAAGCATGTCACTTACATATGGAACTTGAGCACCGTGCATATTAGGCTataaagaaattgaattttgatatgCAAGCTGCAGGTGAGGAAAGGAAATTACAACTCAACGAGTTAGAGGAACTTCGTCTTGAAGCTTATGAAAATGCAAAGATTTACAAGGAACGCACAAAGGCGGCATATGACAAATTGATTCAACCGAAAAAATTTACCGAAGGTATGCGTGTTTTATTATACAATTCTCGACTTCAGTTGTTTCCGGGTAAATCCGAGAGATGGTAGCACGTTCAAGGTGAATGGGCAACGATTGAAGCCATTCTTGGCTAATTCTCTAATGGATGGATGTTGACATTGGTGTCATAGTTGATCAAGTCCCAAATCTAACACCATAGTCAAAGAAGCTTTGTCTTGCCAAGACATTAAATAAGACGCtagttgggaggcaacccaacatAGGTATGTAAGTTCATTACATACTTTTGTGTGTTATGTAAATATTACATGGTTAGgtagttttgatttgataaaaaaaaaaaaaacttggtgtAATTTTATTGTAGCGCTGGGTTGTCGCTGGATCTGCAAACAGCGGTCGATCCGCTCGTACTCATGCTTCTGGAACAACAGCCTTGGTTCACTTCGCTCGAGTGGTGATACCAGCTCCAGCACCACACTCCAGGTGAGTTAACAGATATGGACCTGCACTTGATATAACCCAATAATACTTTAATGGGAACCCATAGGCCTCTCACTCATTAATCCCACTTGAACACTTTTCACATACTTAGCCCAGCCACAAACAAAACACTTCTATCACACTCTAGGCCATCTTTTCTCTCTTATTCCACTCACCCACGGATACACCACCGTCATCTCCTTGCTTACCATCGTCTTCCACGGTTCCTATGGACCAAGTAACGTCTCTTCCAGCTATTAATTCCTTTTGCTGTGAACTCTCTGGTATGGCATCTATTATGTGTTTTCAATGGGTACTAGACCTAACTTATGGCCTAAGAATTTGAAAGGACTTGCGTACCGAATATGTCTTTGTGTTGCTATCTACATATGCATAAATTCTTTCACTTGCTTCATTGATTGTTGATGCTTCCTATGGGTTCTCATTTGTGTGGTTACCTTTGCAATTTTAAGTTGGGCACAACATGTTCGATATAATGCCAAGTCaaacacttcttcttcttttacatGTTCGATATAAGTGTGGCACATTATGTATATCCCTCTGTTTTTGGATGCCCAAAAGACTTTCTTGGTCATGAAGGTGACTGTAATCAATTTGACTTAGTAATGAGTGGAAGATTGACTAACAAAACATACATTACATAGGTGAGTAAATTGTGCCCACAAAATGTTTGCGATACTACCTAGGAGAAGTTTATTCTGTCATTTTGTTTGCATGGCGTTCCACTATAGTGTAGTATATGTGCACTGTAGCACACTATATGCACTCATTGTCCAAGTAGGATTTTATCTTAAATTGAATCTATGCCATGATGTCCAATGGAGCGTGCAAGTTCATCTTTGAGTGCTATTCTGTGATGATCAATATGATTTTCTGGTTATGCTGGTGTGTACTTAAATGGAGGAATTGGTTGATTTCGAAACTCTTATTATGTTGGTGTCATGCGTAGATTATTCTCATGGCAGTTATTTTGTTCTGCATGTAGGAAATATGGGAAAGCGTAAAGTTGTTGCTCCACCTACCACGTCATTTAAGAAGGGTGTTGATATTTACACTGATGCTCCTCTCGAAAAGGAAACAAGCATTGCTGATAATGTGTGTGCATTGCCAGAACATACAGAAGCAATTCAGTATCTCACCACGCACCCTTTTGAGTACCTTTTGGATCCTGACCCCGATGATTAGTTGCGTGTATATACAAAGGCAATGCGAGCTTTTTACTGCACACTTACTAAAGTTTCAGGAGAGGAACACGAGAGTATGACTGATGATCCAAAGTCGTACTTTGTAACTATTGAGCAACATGTTATTCATTTTTCTACCATGGACCTATGTGAGCTAATTAGGTTTCCTCAGGAATTTGTCCCCAATACTGGATTTGAGCGGTCAACAGTTCCATTCATAGCTAATATTGTTATGGCTCTTACCACTGAGACATATAAGGGCCAGTGTTTTGTGACACGTTCTCAACTTCCAAAATCTATGAGACTTGTTGACACGGTTGTCAAGAGGAATTTGATTCATAAAGGACATGATCAGGAACGACAAGGTCCATTCTTCGATGTTTTATATGCTATACTTAAGAAAGAGTGGTTTGGCATCGGTGAGGTCTTTGTGGAACAAATGCTTTTGGTTAAAAGCAGGTTGGAGAATCAGTCAAATCAGTCTCTTCTTTTCCCTCACCTTATTACTCGGTCGTTGTTGTAGCATGATATTACTTTGCGAGAGAAGCTGACTACTGATTTCCCTATGGAAATTTTCTCTATGAGCTCATGGAATCTGAGCCGCTCATATATGGATAGGATTGCTTTGAGAGGTGCTTCAGGTTCTTCTCACTGGAGTTCTAGTGCCCCTACTCTGATTGAGCGATTTGAGACTTTGGGGACTAACTCCATACTATTGTTGAGGAGCAGGAAAGCTTACGTGCTTTTGTCATGAATGGATTTGAAGATGTACGAACAGAGTTGACACTGCTTAGAGCTAGCCAGGAGGCACTTATGGTTTTCTTGGGGTGTCGACCACCCGATGTTCCACCTCTACCGTGATTACTCTCAGGTTGTGTTGTTCccacttttgtgtttttctttgttttatcttTTACGCATTGGGGATACTGCGATGTCTAAGTGTGGGGGGTGACTTTTGGATTCGAGACATGATATGTATTAATTGCTATCTTCTTTCGATGGGCATGTATCCGGATCTCTTAAATTAGTAGTATCTGGTAgtgtgaaaaaaatatatattgtgacgtttgtgggtatcgtcctagtaagccctcacgagactataactcgtccactagggacacctaggggtttaaaggcttgtggtaTACGCTAAATACCATCGTGATTCCCTACGACAACGGGCTATTAGGATTAGGTAGAGTCTTTATTTGAGAATTTTGGATTCCTAAACTCCTTCGCAATGATGAAATTGATTTGTGTCACTTGATTGTATTGAAGATAATTTGCTTGAATTCTTGACTTGGAGATTAAATATGTCATGAATTATTAACTTGCATGTGAAGTTGAAAAATTGCATAGTGTCGTTCATCACATACATAATTGTGGAGACTTATACCCGGTGAGATTTGAGCCCATCGTTTTATTCTTAGGGATTTTGTTTCTACTCCATAATTTCTTTCGTGCTTAAATTTTCTTGAAATAGATCTCATATTCCTTGTTTTGATCACTTTGTCAAGAATACATCTCTGTGAATTTTTGTCTGGATGATCTTTTCTTATGATGACTTGTTGATCTCGAGAGATGAAAGTAGGCATTCTTTGATTCGTTTGTTTATCTTTCTAGCCTACCCTTGCATTTTTACATCGCTAGTACCctttttgagcctaaacactaaTCTTTTTGTTCATAGCCAATCAAACTTATCCTATTTGCATTGAGGTTCTCTTGCTCAATAGAAATTGAATTTTCTACTTTCTTGTGAGAACTATTGAGTTGAATGAAAAATTGCTTCAGAAGTGGTTGTTAATGTGCTTTGATGGGTTTGATGTAAAGTGTGTTGGGTATATGAAAGAAGGGAgtcaagtgtgggggtattgcaaagaagtgaagaaaaagaataaaaaaaagaagtggaatgcaaaaaaaaaaaaatcaatagggagaggaagaaagagcatgcgtttaaaaaaatatatatttcaaaagaaTTATTATTGGCTGCTCTTATATTGTTAATGTAGGGTGATAAGGTTCAAAGAATTGAAAAGTGTGGGTCTATTATGAGTTGGTTGGGAACTAAAAATTTGAGAAGTGTTGAATTgatctattgaaactttggtGGTTCTCTTGAATTTTATGTTCTCATCTACCTTTATATTTGCCTTTACCTACACTATACCCTTAAGCCTAAAAAGTCCTACTTGATCTTGAGAATGACTTGGTTTGATTTCGAGAAGTGATTTGAGACGTTCACGATTCTTGGTGAGTGGTATCCGTTGATGAGATCtaatttttatttcctttaataGCGTTCTTCATGAATTGTATGTGGTATTTTGCTATCTTCTTTACATTGTTCCGTCCACGTACACTTGAGAGAATATTTTAGCCAACTTCAGCGTGATTTTTGTTCTGAGTGAATTACCTGTGAggtttgaagttgaagctaaacGTTATGTGATGAATGATTACAGTTGTaaatagggatggcaacgggtcaggtacccttccaattaggaaataccaaaaccgttttcatttaagattctctataccaaaaccgttccaaaaccatttaaaaaaccatttaaatttccatttGAGTAtggtttatattaattatgattttataattcaaattaatctaatttatagttttattagtatgcttctataaatatatatgttttaatatgctttatcatgttataatttagtatcctagtagtatgcctttatagatgatttataatattattactataatgaatctttttattaaacggttcgggtaccctaaacccggcatcaaaaaccaaacccgaccctaaaccatgacgggtttgaaaatcaaaaccaaaaccgttttcaaaacctataggatcggtttttgggttttaaatggatcgggtATCCTGCGGATggtgctcggatcggttttttttgccatccctagttGTAAATTTCGAGATGGATATGACGGTTTTTTATTCTAATTTCATTGAATCTTTGAGTTGAGATTTGGATAAGTTGCTTTGGAGTGATTACAGTGGTACGAATTTTTGAGATTAACGACGGAGTAATTTACTCGAGGACAAGCAAAAGATAAGTGCGGGGTATTTGATATGTGTATATTTAATCCACTTTTGTGCATAGTTCTATGTTCGTTATtggtaattttaataaaaattgagTTGGTAATACATAAATTCTTGATGTTCTTATTGAAGGAGAGCGGGGAGCGGATTACGAATGAAAGAGTTGGATGAAATCGCAGCTGGGATGACGCCGAGGCCCGATTCCCTTGACCCAAAAATATAGTTTTTATTCAAATCCCGACTCAACCCCTCACCCTGCCTGCACCACAACCACTAATTCTCCCTTACCAACCACCTCTTTTGTTGGGAATCCGAAAGAAGAAGGAAGGAAAGCCCGTCTTTTTGGCATCAATCATCAAAAACCCAAGTACTCTCTTTCGGATCTAGGAAACCGCTCTCAGAgatcttttttccttttggaaGATACAGGAGTGAAAGAATCAACCTATTGATATTGGAAGATCCAACGAACGAATAATCATTGAGTCCTCCGGCTGCTCGCTCTTTGATCAGTGATTCACCGGCCACTAGATCGATGAAGAATCCGATTCGTGCGGATTCTTTCCCCAACTAACGAAGAGTTGGCATCAGTCCTAATTTTGTCTCTGTGGACCGAGGAGTCTCGCTATAAATGATCCTTCCCTCATGTTCGGCTATAACATAAACTCCTAAATCTAGTGCCACCTGTCTCACCTAGAGAATTTAAGAGCAGACTATTCATTTATTCAAAAGTTCAAATGGACCGCTTGAGCACAGATGGCCACTCGAGCGGCCCCTTACATGCGTTCTACCACAGAACCCTCAAGAGACTCCTCTCAAGCACCCATAGTCGATCGAGCGGCCATCCAACCGATCGAGCGCCCAGCAGAGATCGAGCAAAGCGGAAGGAAGCTATTGGACCAGAAGCTACATCTTTGACCAATCGAGCGGCTATCACCGCTAGAGCGGAGTTGACGGAGCTGATTTCCGAAATATaccaaaattaggtttttttCGAGACTTCTAGGGATATAAAAAGAGGGGGCTGAGCTTAGGGAGACACACACACTTTTTATGCGGTTTCCAAGCAGAAGAACAAAAGTCTTCCACTCCCATGTTAAGGAACGTGGCGGACCACACATGATTCAGTCCTCTTTTCCCGAAACTCACCTAAAAGGAATTTTAACCAGAGTTTGGGGTGCCAcatttttctaattttggtaaaGATTTTATGTGTGAAGTGGCGTTTAGAAGActtttaaatccacttggcaAACATATCTTTTTCAGCTTTGGAGGATACTTTTGGTATGTTTCAACTTTGAGTGCGGAGGGCTCTAATACTCTTAAAAGAGGGGACAAATGTCACACACCATAAATAGGTAAGGATTTCAAAACTTCTTTCATAACATCTCCTTTAATCAAAAGTTGACTACCTTTCTCAATCAATACTAACACACCCTCAATTGAATCCTTTGCTAGTGTCAACTTTAATTTttcctcaacatgagagtgaatataaagcttagggacatactcaattgccctcccaAGGTCTATCTTGTTCCCCTTTTTTCTcactttgttttcctctttctcttcacttttcttctcctctctcttttcctcaATCTTTTCAACTTGATTTTTTCCTTATCTCCACATGCTCTATCCCCATTTATAGTATTTCCACCTCatcacccacttcttccactagtttctcatcctcacttctCTTAGGAGTCATGGTTTTGTCAACTACTCTCTCACTCCTTGAGGTAGTAATGGATTGTTCTTGTTCATGTACATTCAATCCCCCACTCGAAGTTTTGCCTTGAGATTCTAATGCTTGGGTGAGCTTTGttaattggcttcttaaatcttccaaggctctattggtttgctcatgAAATTCAAATGTCCTTTGATTCAcatccaattgagcttccatgaatatttgaagtgtatcctcaagtgatctttttgggggtggggtgcatggttggtaagatggtggagctatattTTGGGGTGGAGGTTGTGCTTGCCTAGCGGGTTGGTACTCGTGTTCTTGAATGTAGTCaaagggaggaggaggagcatgcACATTATGCCCATAATATGCATATTGGGGAACTTGGGGCACATGAAATATATGATGCATGGGTGGTACATTGAGAGGTTGAAAAACATGTTGGGGTGCATTTTgaaatacatgatcatgtggaACATTTATGGTCACATTTTGTAAATGGTtatcattttgaacaatttttggCACATTTTGCAAAACATTACCTCCTTGGGCATTTGGTTCATGCCTAGGATTTAACAATTCCTTTATGTTCACATTTTGCAATAAACAACGCAATGtattcaaatcaattttttccCTTGACCACTCCCCGCATCATTAGCATGAATACTACTCCCCTAGGTAATGACATTTTGACACAAAGTTTCAATTAAGCACAAGCAGTGCCAGATAGCAATCAAATAGTTTCAAGTAAAGAGGTCTCAACCAAAGGCACATTCAAAGCAAGAATTTAGGTCAATAATCAAAGGCATCAACAACAATTTTTCAAGAATAAATAACCACACCAAGTATGTAAGAAAGTAATAGGGAATCACAAAATGCGcaaatctctctcaaacaacgtttcCACTACCACAAAGCAagcaaggtggcatccatcgcccacagaaAATTAAGTTAATctcatccgccaagttctcactctttttttttttgaattttctcacTTTTTCTTCAACTACACTAAGTTACACTATAAAGGCAGTAAAAAGatggaacgaagttacccttgtcGCGTGACCGAgcaccttccttatttgatggcaaAAAGCGTCTACAAACAAGCGTCTATAAGCCACCCTCCATCTTCAAATTTGCTTCCCCGACAACGGCTCCAACAACTTGACCAAAACaagagtgtgtgtgtacttacccctaGTGTAGGGTATCGGTAAGTAATAAACTGGTGAGTCCGggtcgatccacgaggaagcaatgcaaatttggtgatgaatgatatgcaaatgactgctaaaactaataaacacaatgaatataaaataaaagcaagtaaatgaaatgggccgaatgactcggtagcatgagcaattttgtaatcaaagtaggcacgaattggatttaaaacaattaattaaaaacctagttcCTAATTTGTCCGGTGGCTACTCATTCTGATGCAGAACGGAAGTTAATAAGAAGGGATTTGATCAcgtcaaaaccaaaaaaataatcaagCAGAGTCTCTACCAGAGAGTTACAACGTGAATCAGTTTCACTGaagaaaatttaataataaaagcATTCATAAAAAGTTACAGTAGGTGGCCCTTTTATAAGGCTcctaaaataagaaattaactagGATTATTACTCCTAAAATCAAATAATACTAATCAGAAATAGACTAGGACTTATGACTCCTAAACAATCATGGAAACTTAGAAATACTAGAACCAGGACtctaaaaaaacaaataaaactacCGGGCCCTCTTATTCTTCTTATAGTGGTCCAATTGCTTCATAAAAATGTCCTCAACATGTTCTACATCAcattctcatactcaaggtattatCGCagacacacacaaccatacacaatgcattgtgcgataccattaactatgcatatgcaaaggaaattgGGCATGAAGATTCCTACATGGAGGCCATCGGGCCTCTTGGTCTATGATGAACGCAAGGGGTAGACACTTAGtgttatggattaatgttctcCCTTGGGGCATGCCTTTGCTAGCActctagtttcacactcaaagaccaattaaccataactctcccatgcatattctataaattccacaaaatcccatcatcaatacacacaattaATGATTGTGCAATTTAACTCAATCAATTGAGAAAATCATGCATTGGGTATTAACAATTCCTAATCAAGCATGTTAAATCAAGTTATTCTACCACACGAAGAATACAAAGAACACAACACACCAATTCTTATgtattaatgttcccccttgggacTTAGCTTTGTTGTCGAACCCGATTCACACTTCGAGtctaagaaacaaaataaaacatgctATTCTCTTGCACTCAAATACATAACTAATCGAAGTTACGACTCTTTAAACATACCTCAAGCAATCTAAACTCACATCCACCATTccggactagaaactagaaatcaaACCTAGCCACTCATGATGTTGAAGATAAACAACCAATTACTAGTGTTTACAGTAAAATCAATAGAAAGCTTAACAAAAACTTGAGAGAATATGCTAACCTAAGAGAGAGAATAGGATGGAGGCTACTCCCCCCATAAGGAAAGATCCTTTCAAGAACGGTGTTCTTAGGGTTAAAACACCATATTTGGtaatgaaaatacctaactacccttacaaGATCAAGCCCCATTGATTACAATTAAGAAATACCTGAAAGACCCTTCAAAAATCTATGTTGCAGCTGTTGGTTCGCggcaaggtgtccggacaacttctaaaggtgtccgaacacttggGCTTCATGAATTTATCGTCATAGGCTATGTTTCACTTTTCAAAGaagttgtccggacacctcactacaaaaatgcccaaaaaggtgCTCTAAGTTGTCCGAAttaggtccgattcctacaaaaccaagggaaaacatttgtaagtgtaaaactaagctaaaatataataaaatacattagctaagtgtttgaaaatcctaattaaaggacagtGGAACCTCAAAGTAGAGGTCCAATCAGCTTCTCATCTCGATGCCTTGTCTCGTGGGGTTTGCTTTCAGTATGATAGGAGTGTCAATCTCTTCCACGCTTCTCATCTCAGAGTGGATCCCTCTTTGAGGTTCGCCTTTCATACTCCTTCCTCGTGTGTGAATGTCTATTTGGTGAGCATCTTCGCTCAAAACAAGATCAAACTCCTATGTTGGACGCCTGGTCGTCCACTTCTCGAGGTGGGCTTTCTAGGGGGACTTTCCTTTCGCATTTCTTCAGTGAGTCCTTGATGCAACGACTTTAGATACTCTGTTGGGTGCCAAATCTACGCTTCTACCTAATCCTCCGTTGGAAGCGCTCCTCTTGCGATCACGTTGACCGTAGGTGTAATTGCATCTATGCTAGCAACCTGATGGCCATCCTCTTTGTGGCTTATTCGTTCTTGGAGATTGCTCCCCCTGCTTCTAATCCAACTTCAAATCTTATGGTTGTCTTGTTGAGATTCTAGCTTGTGTCTTCATGGAAACTGATCGTCTCCCACTATGGTCTCCAAAAAATAGGGAACAAAATCTACACACCACTTGGCCGAACACCTCCTTGTGCAACTTTGGACTATTTGGCTAACTGCTCTCCCGTGATCCGGCTTTCCTAACACTGAAAACAAAGACAGTCAATGAGCTTGATGGTCGTGAATCAACCATAGGCACTTTGAAGCTCAAGTAAGTTCTCAAGATTATTACCAGCTAAATAATCATAAGATAGAGCTCCAACTTTACCTTGAGAGTCATTCATTGTAATATCccgtcccaaaataaaaatgaataaaatatacaataataaaaataaaatgaataaattggatttagttataaaaagaataaattgtagggtaaaaagaattattgggagggTTAAAAGAATATTAGAGTTAAAGTTAGGGTGAAGTGAGTAAAAGAATAAAAGGaaatgatttaaaatatatatatatatatatatatatatatatatatatatataaacaactaaaagtaatatttaaaaaaaaaaaagatttaaaggGGGTGAAGGTCGCAGACCTTCACCcgtaagtttaaaaaaaaaaacaaaacagagaagACGGGCAGCCCCTTTTCCTTACTTCACCACCTCCGGTCAGCCACCTCCGGCGGCATTCCGGCGACTTCTCCGGCCAGtaaagatgaaaaataatattgggatatgaatttaattgtttaaccttagagaattaaggtaggaaatgaatttaGTGAAATTGGGGATATTGCATAGTAGGGAATGTGAGACTTGAAAGGATTGGTGAATGTGGAAAATTAATGGAGCTTATCTTAATGAATAGGTTAGCGAATTGGCCTGAAGTATACGTTGCTTCTTGGTGAGGATTGTGTGTttacttcgaggtagggatttcttactatttttatttcaaaacactttcaagccaccaaattgcttgaatggtaagtttggtttccgtctcgatcttttccgaggggaaacaagcccttgcatgcttaccattgttcctttgcattattgtcaatttattggtgatttaatttgatggatatataaccttggaatgcttggtcataGATCGAGCATTatgtaaatcttcatgcatcacgatgaatgaatgtttttatctatgtgtgttgcacgaatgacataaataataagaatttacattagatgcatggtgggttccgagggtggtcccgggctcacgttaggtgttggatgttatttgggcacgtgcgtggatgatggataggagccttgtgagggtcctagtccataggattcccgtagtggtatttattactgcacgctggctagttatttgatgctaggccaggcgtggcaggctgagatatcatCGTGGGGCCAACGGTGAGTGGTTGTGACCACATgggtgccaaccttctctctagcggtttgagattgatgaataTGCGATTGTGGcattgattggatgctagagagagaggtagtgcggtggattctcATCGGCTTATCACCGcagggcgggaatctgattcgccggctttagtgtcattggtggaggatatggaggttcggttgggttgatcaagtgcattagtttgcattgcattttgttgcattaattaaacgatgtttcttctccaaccttattattctttacttgtcttctagtagttatccctactgagccttctgctcaccctatctattttccctccccacaggtgagacaggatctagtgcacaggtTACGGATCAACAGGAGGATGCGTGACagaggtggcctggacttttgtggttgtgtgacacgtgtgtgtggatttgtat is a genomic window of Tripterygium wilfordii isolate XIE 37 chromosome 16, ASM1340144v1, whole genome shotgun sequence containing:
- the LOC119981471 gene encoding uncharacterized protein LOC119981471 isoform X1 produces the protein MRAFYCTLTKVSGEEHESMTDDPKSYFVTIEQHVIHFSTMDLCELIRFPQEFVPNTGFERSTVPFIANIVMALTTETYKGQCFVTRSQLPKSMRLVDTVVKRNLIHKGHDQERQGPFFDVLYAILKKEWFGIGEVFVEQMLLVKSRLENQSNQSLLFPHLITRSLL
- the LOC119981471 gene encoding uncharacterized protein LOC119981471 isoform X2 encodes the protein MDQVTSLPAINSFCCELSGNMGKRKVVAPPTTSFKKGVDIYTDAPLEKETSIADNVCALPEHTEAIQYLTTHPFEYLLDPDPDD